A window of the Lactuca sativa cultivar Salinas chromosome 7, Lsat_Salinas_v11, whole genome shotgun sequence genome harbors these coding sequences:
- the LOC111910868 gene encoding LOW QUALITY PROTEIN: auxin response factor 19 (The sequence of the model RefSeq protein was modified relative to this genomic sequence to represent the inferred CDS: inserted 2 bases in 1 codon), producing the protein MKGPPNTYQPNSGEGARKVMNSELWHACAGPMVSLPPVGSLVVYFPQGHSEQVAASMQKDTENIPNYPNLPSKLICMLHNVTLHADAETDEVYAQMTLQPVNKYDQEALLISDMGLKQNKQPTEFFCKTLTPSDTSTHGGFSVPRRAAEKIFPPLDFSMQPPAQELVARDLHDQSWTFRHIYRGQPKRHLLTTGWSTFVSSKRLLAGDAVLFIRDEKSQLLLGIRRANRQQPALSSSVISSDSMHIGILAAAAHAAANNSPFTIYYNPRASPAEFVIPLAKYNKAMYTQVSLGMRFRMMFETEESGVRRYMGTITGVSDMDSVRWKTSQWRSIQVGWDESAAGERPSRVSVWEIEPVVTPFYMCPPPFFRQKFSQQQDGDMELENGYKRGMPMPWIEDVGMNMKLSLVQWIXMQQNHGFPSNVSQNSLSFEDNSKLLSFQSPKTNQQLSSTWPQQHQQQQNSIYNHLQQQQISGNTQPHQANKTSFQPSSSSMSHESQFQHQILQQQLNSNCLQSLYKPPIPIRVNPGITDSNPPSCSTSPSTNTCQATPPNYQIKNHQGQSDSMIHDLTKSNARIKQELPQPKYKSIATETQEPTTSITSYCLDAGDLPQNFSIPNLCLEGDVIHSQDRSESDLSFGANIDILPPDALLSRGFDHSQNLMISPESFGMPDISFKQDCSNEIKDSGVLGNGVWGNNNQSQQRMRTYTKVQKRGSVGRTIDVTRYKGYEELRHDLACMFGIQGQLENSQRVDWKLVYVDHENDILLVGDDPWEEFVSCVQSIKILSYSEVQQMSLDGDLGNIRMLNQASSGTDSGNPWRGQFDDNSAASFNR; encoded by the exons GCGCAAGAAAAGTAATGAATTCGGAGTTATGGCACGCTTGTGCTGGGCCAATGGTCTCATTGCCACCTGTCGGAAGTCTAGTGGTGTACTTCCCACAAGGTCACAGCGAACAA GTTGCAGCATCTATGCAGAAAGATACAGAAAACATACCAAACTATCCAAATCTTCCTTCTAAGCTCATCTGCATGCTTCATAATGTCACATTACAT GCTGATGCAGAAACTGATGAAGTATATGCGCAGATGACACTTCAACCTGTGAATAAA TATGATCAGGAAGCTTTACTTATTTCTGATATGGGTCTGAAGCAAAACAAACAGCCTACTGAGTTCTTCTGCAAAACTCTTACACCTAGTGACACAAGCACCCATGGTGGATTCTCTGTACCTCGTAGAGCTGCTGAAAAGATTTTCCCACCTTTG GATTTCTCAATGCAACCTCCAGCTCAGGAGTTGGTAGCTAGAGATCTACATGATCAATCTTGGACATTCAGACATATTTATCGAG GTCAACCAAAGAGGCATCTACTAACAACAGGGTGGAGCACATTTGTAAGCTCTAAAAGACTCTTAGCTGGTGATGCTGTCCTCTTCATAAGAGATGAGAAATCACAGCTTCTGTTAGGAATAAGACGCGCTAACAGACAACAACCTGCTTTATCCTCATCAGTTATATCAAGTGACAGTATGCACATTGGAATCCTTGCTGCTGCTGCTCATGCTGCTGCTAATAACAGCCCTTTCACTATCTACTACAATCCTAGGGCAAGTCCTGCTgaatttgtgattccattagcaAAGTACAATAAAGCAATGTATACTCAAGTTTCATTGGGAATGAGATTCAGAATGATGTTTGAGACTGAAGAGTCTGGAGTGAGAAGATACATGGGAACAATAACTGGTGTTAGTGATATGGATTCTGTTAGGTGGAAGACTTCACAATGGCGTAGTATTCAG GTGGGATGGGATGAGTCAGCAGCTGGTGAGCGTCCAAGTAGGGTTTCTGTATGGGAGATTGAACCTGTTGTGACTCCCTTTTACATGTGTCCACCTCCATTTTTCAGACAGAAGTTTTCTCAACAACAAG ATGGTGATATGGAGTTAGAGAATGGTTATAAAAGAGGGATGCCAATGCCATGGATTGAAGATGTTGGTATGAACATGAAGTTGAGTTTGGTTCAGTGGAT CATGCAGCAGAATCATGGATTCCCTTCTAATGTTTCTCAAAATTCTCTAAGCTTTGAAGATAATTCCAAGTTATTAAGCTTTCAATCCCCTAAAACAAACCAACAATTATCATCCACATGgcctcaacaacatcaacaacaacagAATTCTATATACAATCACTTACAACAACAACAAATTTCAGGAAACACACAACCACATCAAGCCAATAAAACTTCATTTCAACCTTCATCATCATCCATGTCACATGAGTCTCAGTTTCAACATCAAATACTGCAACAACAACTTAATAGTAACTGCTTACAAAGTCTATACAAACCACCGATTCCAATAAGGGTGAATCCCGGAATCACTGATTCCAATCCTCCCTCGTGTTCAACATCACCTTCAACAAATACCTGTCAAGCAACTCCACCAAACTATCAAATCAAGAACCACCAAGGACAATCTGATTCCATGATTCATGACCTAACTAAATCCAAtgcaagaatcaaacaagaattgcCACAACCTAAATACAAATCAATTGCTACTGAAACACAAGAACCTACAACATCTATAACATCATACTGTTTGGATGCTGGTGATCTTCCTCAAAATTTCTCAATCCCAAACTTGTGTCTTGAAGGTGATGTTATTCACTCACAGGATAGAAGTGAAAGTGATCTTTCTTTTGGGGCTAATATCGATATCTTGCCACCTGATGCTCTGTTATCAAGAGGTTTTGATCATTCTCAAAACTTGATGATAAGTCCAGAGTCATTTGGGATGCCTGATATATCCTTCAAACAAGATTGTTCAAATGAAATTAAGGATTCCGGTGTTTTAGGGAATGGGGTGTGGGGTAATAATAATCAGAGTCAACAACGCATGAGAACATACACAAAg GTCCAAAAACGAGGGTCTGTAGGAAGAACAATCGATGTGACACGTTACAAGGGGTATGAAGAGCTGAGACATGATCTTGCTTGTATGTTTGGGATACAAGGTCAACTAGAAAATTCTCAAAGGGTTGACTGGAAGCTTGTTTATGTTGATCATGAGAATGACATATTGCTTGTTGGTGATGACCCATGGGA GGAATTTGTGAGCTGTGTGCAAAGTATAAAGATACTGTCGTATTCTGAAGTACAGCAGATGAGTTTAGATGGTGATTTGGGAAACATACGGATGCTCAATCAAGCTTCCAGTGGGACCGATAGTGGGAATCCATGGAGGGGACAATTTGACGACAATTCTGCTGCATCTTTTAACAGGTGA